The Fervidibacillus albus genome contains a region encoding:
- a CDS encoding demethylmenaquinone methyltransferase encodes MGKTKEEKVHDVFEHISNKYDRMNSIISFRQHIRWRKDAMKRMRVEKGKKALDCCCGTADWTMALSEAVGPSGKVFGLDFSKNMLAVGERKIKEKGISNTTLLYGNAMDLPFDDNTFDYVTIGFGLRNVPDAEKVLGEMYRVLKPGGVVACLETSQPTIIGFKQIYYFYFRYIMPFFGKLFAKSYEQYSWLQESAREFPNAKKLAAMFQNAGFKDVTYKLYFGGVAALHLGYKGQNQ; translated from the coding sequence ATGGGAAAAACGAAGGAAGAAAAGGTACACGATGTTTTTGAACATATATCCAATAAATATGACCGAATGAACTCAATTATCAGCTTTCGTCAACATATCCGTTGGCGCAAAGATGCGATGAAGCGAATGCGTGTGGAAAAGGGAAAAAAGGCGCTCGATTGTTGTTGCGGAACGGCGGATTGGACGATGGCTTTAAGTGAAGCGGTCGGGCCTTCTGGAAAGGTGTTCGGGCTCGATTTTAGCAAAAATATGTTAGCCGTCGGTGAAAGGAAAATTAAAGAAAAGGGTATATCGAATACGACTTTACTATACGGAAATGCGATGGACTTACCCTTTGACGACAATACCTTTGATTACGTAACGATCGGGTTCGGTCTTCGAAATGTTCCGGATGCTGAAAAAGTATTGGGGGAAATGTATCGAGTATTGAAACCCGGGGGAGTCGTTGCTTGTTTAGAAACGTCCCAACCGACGATAATCGGTTTTAAACAAATATATTATTTTTATTTCCGATACATCATGCCGTTTTTTGGAAAATTATTTGCCAAAAGTTATGAACAATATTCATGGTTACAGGAATCTGCAAGGGAATTTCCAAATGCGAAAAAATTAGCTGCGATGTTTCAAAATGCCGGTTTTAAAGACGTCACGTACAAACTGTATTTCGGTGGAGTTGCCGCTTTGCATTTAGGATATAAAGGACAGAATCAGTGA